The sequence GGTGAATGCTGAAAATAGAGTTTAAATTACTGGTTAATAAAAAGATGGATAGCCAATAAACGATCAACACAATTTAGGACGAGTCACTCAAACAAGCCACCGATTCTGAGTATAAGCATCATTCCAGAAGTACCATTCCAGCCGACTCGATAAGCGAAAAGCCTCCCGCATAGCAACCAGTTCCGATGGGCTCGCTAATTCGGCAAACTGATCGGTTAAGGCAAGCATTTGTGTGACCGACTGATCGAATGCATCACCGGCATAGGTGTCGATCCAGGCCCGGTATGGATTTTCCTGAATGGCGCGCTGGTAGATGAATTTGCCCACCTGCCGATAAATCCAGAAGCAGGGCAGAACGGCAGCCGCTCCTACTGCAAGGGACTGGAGCGAGGTGGTTGCCAGCAGGTAGTTCGTATAGGCAAAGCAGGATGGCATTTTTTTCGTTTCTGGCTGAATAGCATACAACACAAAATACGTCTCATGCAAAGCCCGTTCAACCAGAATGGCATTCTGAGCAAACTGTGTGAATTGCAACATATCGTCCGGCCTGACCGAACGCGCAGCCAATTGATTTAGCGCTCGACTGAAATCGGCCAGGTAGAGCGCATCCTGTTGAATATAATACTGAAATGTGGCGGCCGGCAAGTTACCTGCCATCAGTTCTGCTACAAAGCCATGTTGAAGTATGGCATCATAAACAGGCTTAATATCCTCCCAAAGCTGTTCCGTAAATTTCATTCGCGTCTATTGCCAAACGTTAAAAAAATGATGAACGGGCCCGTGTCCATGTCCCAGACGATAAACGGCTCCAGCCTGAAGTGCCTGCGTCAGATATACTTTGGCGGCAGCTACTGCTTCTACGATAGACAATCCTTTGGCTAATCCGGCAGCAATGGCCGACGAAAGTGTGCAGCCTGTTCCGTGCGAATTTTCTGTTTTTATCCGCTCTGTTGGAAACCAATGCTGTTCTTCGGCAGAAATATAAAGCAAGTCTGTACTCTCAGCGGTATTCAAATGGCCGCCTTTTACCAGAATGGCTCCTGTACATAGCTTTGCCAGCTCAACAGCGGCCGGTAGCATATCTGCTGCTGTTTCTACTGGTCTACCCAATAGTACACTGGCTTCAGGTAGATTGGGGGTAATCACCATCGCCATAGGCAGAAGGTAAGTTTTCAGGGCATCGATAGCTTCATCCTGCAAGAGTTTATCGCCACTTTTGGCTACCATTACGGGATCGAGCACAATAGTTGTTACGCCAAATTCCGTTAACGTTCTGGCGACCTGCTCAATAACTTCCGGTGAGTGAAGCATCCCGATTTTAACGGCATCGGTACCAATATCATTCAAAACAGCTTTCAATTGCTCGGCGATAAAGGCGGGCGGAACGGATAGTATTTCCGTTACCGCTTTTGTATTCTGAGCGGTGAGCGCTGTTAGCACCGACATACCGTAGCAGCCGAGTGCCGAAAACGTTTTAAGGTCGGCCTGAATGCCAGCTCCTCCCCCACTGTCAGAACCGGCAATCGTTAAAGCCCTGATGTATCTTTTCATTTTTACAAAACTCTAAATACTAATAAGTTGGATCAGTTCGCGGGTGGCTTCGTACGGTGACGGATGGCCACAAATAGCTGATACAACTGCTACTCCCGATGCACCGGCCCGAATGACGTCCTGAATGTTGCTGGCTTTTATACCACCTATTGCGAATGTTAGCAAATTTGTCTGGGTGCAAATTTGCCGAAGCCCCTCCAATCCAAGTAAACTGGAGGTATCCTGCTTGGTTCCGGTTGGAAATATGGTTGCAATGCCGAAATAGTCTACATCTGCACCAGCCGCAGCCTGTAATTCAATTAAACTATTGATAGACAGCCCAATGATTTTATCAGGGCCAATCAGCGATCGGACCAGTTGATACGGTATATCGTCCTGACCGACGTGAACGCCGTCGGCATCAATGGCTAGCGCAACATCGGCCCGATCATTGACGATCAGCCGGGCACCGTGAGCCTGAGTAATGCGTTTCAACTTAACGCCAAGTGCAATAAAAGTGCGGGTGGATAACGCCTTTTCGCGTAGTTGCACCCACTTCACTCCTGCCCGGCAGGCTTCTTCAACCACAAAAGGCAATGTATGACCTGCTGCCTGGGCGACTTCGCTATCAGTCACTAAATAGAGTCCGCTCACGATTGCGTTAGCTGAAGCCGATTTGTTATAGCCGCTTCTAATAATTCATAAAGCGAATTAAGAAAGTTGACCTGTAGGCTACCAGGAGCCGGATCCTTTTCAACGGCAATTTCACCAGCAATACCCATAACAGCCATAGCATGCGTAGCTGCCTGGAAATAATCGGCATTTATGGCTGAAAACGCGCCGGTCAAAGCGGTGGCGGTGCAGCCCATGCCCGTTACTTTCGTCATAAGTGGATGCCCATTTTTGATAGTAGCAACCCGTTCACCCAGAATTACATAATCGGTAGCCCCACTAATGACCACCACCGAGCCCCATACCAAACTTAGCCGCTGGGCAGCCTCAACGGCAGCCTCTGAGCCATAAAGACTATCAACACCTTTGGTTTGTGCGTTCAGGCCAGCGAGTGCCATAATTTCAGAAGCATTTCCCCGAATGATTGTAGGAGCGGCTAACTCCAATAACTCTTCGCTAACCCTGTTCCGATAGGCCGTTGCGCCAACCCCGACCGGATCGAACACGATGGGTTTACCTAATGCTTTCGCCCGATGCATGGCGAGCTTCATTCCTGCCACAAACGTAGCATCGAGTGTACCGATATTAACGACCAGAGCGTTTGAAATAGACACAAAATCCTCTACTTCTTCCGGCGCATGAACCATAGCGGGCGATGCCCCCAACGCCAGCAGTGCATTGGCAGTATTATTCATCACTACGAAGTTGGTAATATTGTGGACAAGCGGAGCCTGAGCGCGAATTTGCTCGACGTCGGTCCAGATCAGTTGGGCTTCCTGAGACATGTTGCTGTTAATAAGGTAATAATCAGCAACTTTAGAGGAGAGCGAACGACTAGACGCTAACTTTTCCCTACGGCAGTATAAACGGCATCAGGTAATGAGGGTATTCTCTCAGTCTATCCTGTTTCGGGACAGACACCCCTAAAGTTGTCTGGCAAAGGTATACCATTCCTCCTTTACAATATGAGCTAGTTGATTAGTTTTTACTGTGACAATTTCAAGATGTCTTCAATTCGGCAAAACTATAAGTTAATCGATACCGGCATTTTAGGTATTTTCTAATTTATCACTGTGAGATTGAGCCGCTTATTCAAACAAAATTCATTTTATATTGAACGCCAACATAAAACGAATTAGGGGTTAGCAATGGCCTGACTGAAACCAACGCTAACCCCGAATGCCGGAAACCGGTAAAAGCTACATTTTTAGAACGTAATTTTCAACAGCGCTCCATCACCCATGCTTGTTATGTAAGCGGTATGGGTATTGCTTATTTTCAGATCTGTCGGCATGTTCAGTTTATCGAGTAAAACCGTACTGCTCGTTCCATTTGCCCGTAACAATCGGCCTGTATTTGGCGTAAAGCCCATTGGTCCAAATAGAGCGAACTCAAGCACCAGCGGTTTGCCATTGCCATCGTTCTCTACATCGACCAGGCTGTTGAACGTTTGCTGATAAATTGTGAGTTTTCCAGAAAGGTCCATTTGATAAACGATTGACCGCCCAGCCGGGAAAGGGAAGCCCAGCAATGTAGTGATCAGAAACTGGCGACCATCGTGCGTAATGCTGGTTGGTACAGCCTGAATGAAGGGTGGGCCTGGAGGTGGGCCCGCCGGATTTGGATTTACAATGCCCGGAACTTCAGTAACTACACTCAATTCGCCGGTTTTTGATCGGCGGATGATGGCATTGGCTGCTGCGTCGGTAATGTACAGGGCACCATCAGGACCTTGGGTCAAATTGTATAGGTGTGACTCACCGGTGTCGTTCGTAAAATTATAGGCGAGCACAAATTTGCGAATGTCTTCAGGGATCAGACTGGAAGCCATAATGGGCGATGCGCCTGTTTTGTAAGTGGAGAGATCAAACTTATAAAGCCCCTTCGGATTCAAAAAATAAAGCGTTCCCTCAACGACCAGCAAATGATCGACGGCATCAAGATCCCCCTCCGTGTTGGTTACCGAATAAATGTTGGTAATAATTGGATGCCGTACACCATCTTGTGTGATCTCGGATACACTACCGTCATTATGACCAGTGCCCTGCTCAGCCACAAAAACTCGTCCGCTGGCATCCGTCTCAACACTAATTGGAGCAACCAGATTGGTGGCTAATGTTCGGGGTGTTAACGCGGGAGCGGGGGGAGCGGGAATAATGTGATCCTGACAACTCATAACGAGAAAAAGTGCCAGTATACAAATTGAGCGAGTAATGTTGTAAATCATTTGACAGGAATAGTTAAAGGTGAACAAGGAATATTTAAGTCTATTTTCTGGCAATAATGGTTGTATCCTGATAAGTTAATACTGCATACTACGCACTGTCTGACGAATGAATCATTGATTAAGGCAAGGCTTATTCAGCTCAACGTCAGTAATTATTTAAATCGATCAATGGCCTCCATAGTTGATCGTGACGATCAACTGCCGATTAATCAGGCACTTATTGTTTATCAGAAAGTTATAAACTGTAATTAATGTAAACGAACATATTGAGTAAAGGGTAATTTAATCCCTAAAAATCTTACTCTGCATTTCTTTGATAAATCAAACTCTAAGAATCATTTCCCAAACAGCGCTCATGGGCGTTGAGCTAGAAAAAAAGGGCATACAAACCAGTTTGTGAATGTAATAAGTTCTTATTTATATAGAATCAACGGCTTAGCCAACGGTGATTTCCGATAATCAATTACTTGAATAATATCTTTATTTCGCCAGAAATTCGAAAGCCGAAATTTAGTAAATGGTGAAAGCAGGACCCTGTTTCTGAATCGGTTCTATGCGTTTTATGGCATTCTAATTTACTCGGCCGGGCACCTGAAATCAAAAAAGTCGTCAGCCAACGATACCCGATTAAAGCACCGTTCGCCAACGACTATCGATTATTTCTCCTGTTTGATTACTGCTTCTTTTCCGGCAAAAGCACTAACCGAATAAAGTTCGGCCCGAAGCATAGATTGGCTGCGGCTTTGGTACTTTCGACGGTTACTTTATCCAGTTGTTCATTTTCATGCAATACCTCATCCGGAGCGTCGCCATTGTAGTATTGGTTTTGGAGATAGCCAAGCCAGAACTGGTTATCTTTCAACTGCACTTCGGTTTCACGGCGGGTTTCGGCCTTAAATTTGGCAATATCGGCGGGCAATGCCCCTTTCTCCTTCAGATCATTGATCAACTCCTGCGTTTTAGCAATGAGCTTTTCGACGTTTTGCGGTGCGCAACCGAAGCTAATCCGGAACGTATACCGCGATACTGGGTATTTACTGTAGGCCGCACTGGCCCCAACACCATAAACACCGCTTTCCTCTTCCCGTAATTTTTCGATGAGTTTGATTTCGAGTACTTCGGCCAGCGCGTCCAATTGCGTTGTCGTTTCCGACGACCAGTTTAAATCGCCACTATATACCAGTTGAACGGAAGCTTTCGGATCGACTCCCCGATAAACAGTCTTGCTGATCTGCCCCGATGGAATACGAATACCCAGGTCTTTAAATTTCTCGGTTGCTTCGGTCGCTGGCAAACCCCCGAGGTACTTCTCAACCAACGGCTTTAGCTGATCTTCTTTAAAATTACCGACAAAATAGAATATAAAATCGCCCCCATTGGCAAACCGCTCCTGATAGATTTTCACCGCTCTGTCCAGATCTATTTTGTCAAGATCTTCGGGTTTAAGCGGTTGCCGCCGGGGGTTGTTGGCCCCTAGCGTTACCTGTACCGTGTCCTGAAATACACGTGCTGGCGTTGGCGTATTGATCTGGTTCTGCAAAGCGCTTCGCTGGTTCGACAGGAACCCTTTTACGACATCAACATCCTTCCGAGGCTGGGTAAAATAGCTATAAAGCAGTTGAAGTGCGGTTTCCAGATCTTTGGGAGCTGCGCTACCATTAATGCCTTCGCTCAATTCGCCCACAAATGGAAAAACGCTTACCTGTTTGCCTGACAGAAACTTGCCCAACTGAATCTGGTTATAGTCGCCAGTCCCGCCCATAGCCACGAGCGTAGACGAAAACCGGGCCGACATGAAATCAGTCAGATCATAGAGCGACGTGCCACCGAAACTACTACCCGAAAACAGAATCTGGTCGTTTTTAAAATTGGTCGGCTTCAGTACTACCCGAACTCCGTTTTTAAGTCGCCACTCAGTCACGCCAATATCCTTGATTTGTTTTTCGTTCACCACCGGCGAACCAGTTGGCAGCTTTGCTAACAAGGGGCTGTCAAGTGTTTTGTCTTCATAAGCGGTCAGGCCCTTACCCGCATTGTCTACGTAGCCCAGGATCTGCTCAACGGTAGGCAATTTTGCTTTGTCTTTTTCAGGAGCCAGAACAATAACCGCCCGGTTATCATTATGAATAAATTGGTCGACCAGTGTATTCACTTCGGCCAATTTGATACCATCCTGTTCTTTCTTGAGAAAATTGTAATAAAACTCAATACTCGTGTATGGTTCTTTGTCCGTAAAATTCTGAACGTATTCATTAACATAATTGGCCGATCGGGTTTTGTCGCGTTCACTGTAGGCCTGTTCCACATTTGTCATGAACTCCCGCTTGGCCCGATCCAATTCGGTCGATGTAAAGCCAAACTGTTTTACGCGGGCATTCTCGTCGAGCACGGCCCGAATGGCCTTTTCTACGTTTCCTTCTTTGGCAACGGCAATGGACGTAAATGCGTCCAGATTCCCCAGAAAATCGCTGTAATTACTGTATCCACCCAGAAATGGTGGGTCGGCACGCTGAGTCAGCTCCTGAATCCGGTTGCCAAGCATGGTATTGAACAAACCACGCTTGATGCTTTCCCGCAGATCATTCAGAGTTTTTTCTTTGATTTCAGGTCGTTTGTAAATAACC comes from Spirosoma aureum and encodes:
- a CDS encoding TenA family protein — protein: MKFTEQLWEDIKPVYDAILQHGFVAELMAGNLPAATFQYYIQQDALYLADFSRALNQLAARSVRPDDMLQFTQFAQNAILVERALHETYFVLYAIQPETKKMPSCFAYTNYLLATTSLQSLAVGAAAVLPCFWIYRQVGKFIYQRAIQENPYRAWIDTYAGDAFDQSVTQMLALTDQFAELASPSELVAMREAFRLSSRLEWYFWNDAYTQNRWLV
- the thiD gene encoding bifunctional hydroxymethylpyrimidine kinase/phosphomethylpyrimidine kinase produces the protein MKRYIRALTIAGSDSGGGAGIQADLKTFSALGCYGMSVLTALTAQNTKAVTEILSVPPAFIAEQLKAVLNDIGTDAVKIGMLHSPEVIEQVARTLTEFGVTTIVLDPVMVAKSGDKLLQDEAIDALKTYLLPMAMVITPNLPEASVLLGRPVETAADMLPAAVELAKLCTGAILVKGGHLNTAESTDLLYISAEEQHWFPTERIKTENSHGTGCTLSSAIAAGLAKGLSIVEAVAAAKVYLTQALQAGAVYRLGHGHGPVHHFFNVWQ
- the thiE gene encoding thiamine phosphate synthase, with amino-acid sequence MSGLYLVTDSEVAQAAGHTLPFVVEEACRAGVKWVQLREKALSTRTFIALGVKLKRITQAHGARLIVNDRADVALAIDADGVHVGQDDIPYQLVRSLIGPDKIIGLSINSLIELQAAAGADVDYFGIATIFPTGTKQDTSSLLGLEGLRQICTQTNLLTFAIGGIKASNIQDVIRAGASGVAVVSAICGHPSPYEATRELIQLISI
- the thiM gene encoding hydroxyethylthiazole kinase, encoding MSQEAQLIWTDVEQIRAQAPLVHNITNFVVMNNTANALLALGASPAMVHAPEEVEDFVSISNALVVNIGTLDATFVAGMKLAMHRAKALGKPIVFDPVGVGATAYRNRVSEELLELAAPTIIRGNASEIMALAGLNAQTKGVDSLYGSEAAVEAAQRLSLVWGSVVVISGATDYVILGERVATIKNGHPLMTKVTGMGCTATALTGAFSAINADYFQAATHAMAVMGIAGEIAVEKDPAPGSLQVNFLNSLYELLEAAITNRLQLTQS
- a CDS encoding ScyD/ScyE family protein, whose product is MSCQDHIIPAPPAPALTPRTLATNLVAPISVETDASGRVFVAEQGTGHNDGSVSEITQDGVRHPIITNIYSVTNTEGDLDAVDHLLVVEGTLYFLNPKGLYKFDLSTYKTGASPIMASSLIPEDIRKFVLAYNFTNDTGESHLYNLTQGPDGALYITDAAANAIIRRSKTGELSVVTEVPGIVNPNPAGPPPGPPFIQAVPTSITHDGRQFLITTLLGFPFPAGRSIVYQMDLSGKLTIYQQTFNSLVDVENDGNGKPLVLEFALFGPMGFTPNTGRLLRANGTSSTVLLDKLNMPTDLKISNTHTAYITSMGDGALLKITF
- a CDS encoding M16 family metallopeptidase; its protein translation is MVRFSLTLSALFSVTLVLAQSAPKSSAVKVATTTLSSLIPTDPAVKVGKLPNGLTYYIRKNAEPKNRAELRLVIRAGSVLENDNQQGLAHFMEHMEFNGTKNFPKNELVNFLQSAGVRFGADLNAYTGFDETVYQLPVPTDSVKVFRQAFQILEDWAHNATIDPTEVDKERGVILEERRLGRGAGQRLRDQYFPILLNNSQYARRLPIGTEQVLTTFKTETLRQFYQDWYRPDLMAVIAVGDFDTKEVEGIIREKFGRIPAVKTPKPRTEYEIPPHKDTKVVILTDPEQPNTVVQVIYKRPEIKEKTLNDLRESIKRGLFNTMLGNRIQELTQRADPPFLGGYSNYSDFLGNLDAFTSIAVAKEGNVEKAIRAVLDENARVKQFGFTSTELDRAKREFMTNVEQAYSERDKTRSANYVNEYVQNFTDKEPYTSIEFYYNFLKKEQDGIKLAEVNTLVDQFIHNDNRAVIVLAPEKDKAKLPTVEQILGYVDNAGKGLTAYEDKTLDSPLLAKLPTGSPVVNEKQIKDIGVTEWRLKNGVRVVLKPTNFKNDQILFSGSSFGGTSLYDLTDFMSARFSSTLVAMGGTGDYNQIQLGKFLSGKQVSVFPFVGELSEGINGSAAPKDLETALQLLYSYFTQPRKDVDVVKGFLSNQRSALQNQINTPTPARVFQDTVQVTLGANNPRRQPLKPEDLDKIDLDRAVKIYQERFANGGDFIFYFVGNFKEDQLKPLVEKYLGGLPATEATEKFKDLGIRIPSGQISKTVYRGVDPKASVQLVYSGDLNWSSETTTQLDALAEVLEIKLIEKLREEESGVYGVGASAAYSKYPVSRYTFRISFGCAPQNVEKLIAKTQELINDLKEKGALPADIAKFKAETRRETEVQLKDNQFWLGYLQNQYYNGDAPDEVLHENEQLDKVTVESTKAAANLCFGPNFIRLVLLPEKKQ